In the genome of Candidatus Epulonipiscium sp., one region contains:
- a CDS encoding 4Fe-4S binding protein → MKKFDTNVQYLKYKVLKEVARQAWNDRLLETITDIPKVIIPGKDPSMRCCIYKERAIVSERVKLAMGGNKSNTNVIEVIEAACDECPIGGYEVTNACRGCIAQRCEDVCKRGAIQFDHNQKAHIDKSKCVECGLCAKVCPYSAITNHARPCENSCKVKAISMDENKVASIDNDKCISCGACVYQCPFGAIMDKSYILNVIDLIKKSKSNEEYKVYAIVAPSISSQFTYAKLGQVISGIKELGFYHVVEAALGADMVAFSESKELVEKGFLTSSCCPGFVKYINKHFPELSEHISHNLSPAAVISQYIKGNMNNAKIVFIGPCTAKKMEFQQKEVKEYIDSVITFEELQALFDSRDLDITTLDEDVLDNASYYGRILARSGGLSDAVRQGLKEQEIIDFDFNPMVCDGIEECRKALLKVSKGIPVGNFIEGMACIGGCIGGAGCLTHEKKDKAEVDKYGMEAYEKTIKDAISLLVL, encoded by the coding sequence ATGAAAAAATTTGATACAAATGTTCAGTATCTAAAGTATAAAGTACTAAAGGAAGTAGCGCGTCAAGCTTGGAATGACAGATTGCTAGAAACTATTACAGATATACCTAAAGTTATTATTCCTGGAAAAGACCCTTCTATGCGGTGTTGTATTTATAAAGAAAGAGCCATCGTCTCTGAACGGGTCAAGCTAGCCATGGGGGGTAATAAAAGTAATACCAATGTAATTGAAGTGATAGAGGCTGCCTGTGATGAATGTCCCATCGGAGGTTATGAGGTGACTAATGCCTGTCGGGGATGTATTGCTCAGCGCTGTGAGGATGTTTGCAAACGGGGGGCCATTCAATTTGATCATAATCAAAAGGCCCATATCGATAAATCAAAATGCGTTGAATGTGGACTATGTGCAAAGGTATGCCCATATAGTGCCATTACCAATCATGCCCGACCTTGTGAAAATTCGTGTAAAGTAAAGGCTATTTCTATGGATGAAAACAAGGTTGCTTCCATAGATAACGATAAATGTATTTCATGTGGTGCCTGTGTCTATCAATGCCCTTTTGGAGCTATTATGGATAAATCATATATATTAAATGTTATTGATTTGATAAAAAAGAGTAAGTCTAATGAAGAATATAAGGTATATGCAATTGTGGCACCTTCAATATCAAGTCAGTTTACCTATGCAAAATTAGGGCAGGTAATAAGTGGTATCAAAGAGTTAGGGTTTTACCATGTTGTAGAGGCGGCATTAGGGGCAGATATGGTTGCTTTTTCCGAATCAAAAGAATTAGTTGAAAAGGGATTTTTAACAAGTTCATGTTGCCCGGGATTTGTTAAATATATAAACAAACATTTCCCAGAGCTATCAGAACATATATCTCATAATCTTTCTCCTGCAGCAGTAATATCTCAATATATTAAGGGGAATATGAATAATGCAAAGATAGTATTTATCGGTCCTTGTACTGCTAAAAAAATGGAGTTTCAACAAAAAGAAGTGAAAGAATATATAGATAGCGTTATTACATTTGAAGAATTACAGGCATTGTTCGATAGCCGAGATTTGGATATTACCACCCTTGATGAGGATGTATTGGATAATGCATCTTATTATGGAAGGATTTTAGCAAGGAGTGGAGGACTCTCTGATGCTGTTAGACAGGGATTGAAAGAACAAGAAATAATTGATTTTGATTTTAATCCCATGGTTTGTGATGGTATCGAAGAATGCCGTAAGGCATTGCTTAAAGTATCTAAGGGAATTCCGGTTGGTAATTTCATAGAAGGAATGGCATGTATAGGGGGATGTATTGGTGGCGCCGGTTGCCTTACCCACGAAAAAAAAGATAAGGCTGAGGTTGATAAATATGGTATGGAAGCCTATGAGAAGACTATAAAAGATGCAATTAGTCTTTTAGTACTTTAG
- the adhE gene encoding bifunctional acetaldehyde-CoA/alcohol dehydrogenase, which yields MDMKKTYTVIDSVEELDKALKNVREAQSIFATYTQKQVDAIFLAAATAANKERIKLAKMTVEETGMGVVEDKVIKNHYAAEYIYNAYKNTKTCGIIEEDKEFGIKKIAEPIGVVAAVIPTTNPTSTAIFKTLLALKTRNGIIISPHPRAKDSTIAAAKVVLEAAVKSGAPEGIIDWIDVPSLEMTNFVMKESDIILATGGPGMVKAAYSSGKPAIGVGAGNTPAIIDDSADILLAVNSIIHSKTFDNGMICASEQSVIVLDSVYNKVKKEFFTRGCYFLNDVETEKVRKTIIINGALNAKIVGQSAYTIAKLAGVDVPENTKILIGEVESVELSEEFAHEKLSPVLAMYRAKDFSDALNKAEQLIADGGYGHTSSLYVDVVNKKDKIDEFASRMKTCRILINTPSSQGGIGDLYNFKLAPSLTLGCGSWGGNSVSENVGVKHLVNIKTIAERRENMLWFRTPEKVYIKKGCLPVALDELKNVMNKEKVFIVTDNFLYNNGYTKSITNKLDEMGIKHTTFYDVAPDPSLACAQEGAKQMRAFEPDCIIAVGGGSAMDAAKIMWVMYEHPEVDFMDMAMRFVDIRKRVYTFPKMGEKAYFIAVPTTAGTGSEVTPFAVITDEKTGVKYPLADYELMPNMAIVDADMMMNAPKGLTAASGIDAVTHALEALASMLATDYTDSLALRSLKMVFEYLPKAYENGPNDPIAREKMADAATMAGMAFANAFLGVCHSMAHKLGAFHDLPHGIANGLMIEEVLRFNAEEAPVKMGTFPQYDHPCMLEKYAEITDYLKLGGKTNEEKLENLIKAINNLKEKVGIKKTIKDYGVDEKDFLDRLEDMTEQAFDDQCTGANPRYPLMSEIKQMYLNAYYGK from the coding sequence CTATTTTCTTGGCAGCTGCGACAGCAGCAAATAAGGAAAGAATTAAACTGGCAAAAATGACTGTTGAAGAAACGGGCATGGGGGTAGTAGAAGATAAAGTTATTAAAAATCACTATGCAGCAGAATATATTTATAATGCATACAAAAATACAAAGACATGTGGCATAATTGAGGAAGATAAGGAGTTTGGTATTAAAAAGATTGCAGAGCCGATTGGTGTTGTTGCAGCTGTTATTCCAACAACCAATCCAACTTCAACAGCAATATTTAAAACCCTTTTGGCATTAAAGACTAGGAATGGTATTATTATTAGCCCTCATCCTAGGGCAAAAGACAGTACCATAGCTGCTGCAAAAGTTGTACTTGAAGCTGCAGTCAAATCTGGTGCCCCAGAAGGAATTATTGATTGGATTGATGTGCCATCATTAGAAATGACTAATTTTGTTATGAAAGAATCTGATATTATCCTTGCTACCGGTGGCCCTGGTATGGTAAAGGCTGCGTATTCAAGCGGTAAACCGGCTATTGGAGTTGGAGCTGGTAATACTCCAGCGATTATAGATGATTCAGCAGATATCCTCCTTGCAGTCAATTCAATAATTCATTCAAAAACATTTGATAATGGTATGATTTGTGCTTCTGAACAATCAGTTATTGTTTTAGATAGCGTATACAATAAAGTTAAGAAAGAATTTTTCACTAGGGGTTGTTATTTTCTTAACGATGTCGAAACAGAAAAGGTTAGAAAAACTATCATTATTAATGGGGCTCTAAATGCTAAAATTGTCGGACAATCAGCATATACCATTGCAAAATTGGCAGGGGTAGATGTTCCTGAAAATACTAAAATCCTAATTGGGGAAGTAGAAAGTGTTGAACTAAGTGAAGAATTTGCCCATGAAAAGCTTTCTCCTGTTCTAGCTATGTATAGAGCAAAAGACTTTTCTGATGCCCTTAATAAGGCGGAGCAACTTATTGCAGATGGGGGTTATGGACATACATCTTCCCTGTATGTTGATGTAGTTAATAAAAAAGATAAAATAGACGAATTTGCATCTCGAATGAAAACTTGTCGTATTCTTATCAATACACCTTCTTCTCAGGGGGGGATAGGAGACCTTTATAACTTTAAGCTAGCACCATCCTTGACTCTAGGATGCGGTTCTTGGGGTGGAAACTCTGTTTCTGAGAACGTTGGAGTAAAACATTTGGTAAATATCAAAACTATTGCTGAAAGGAGGGAAAACATGCTTTGGTTTAGAACACCCGAAAAAGTGTATATAAAGAAAGGATGTCTTCCTGTAGCTCTTGATGAATTAAAAAACGTAATGAATAAGGAAAAAGTATTCATCGTTACAGACAATTTTCTTTACAACAATGGATATACAAAGTCCATAACAAATAAGTTGGACGAAATGGGCATTAAGCATACTACATTTTATGATGTTGCTCCTGACCCATCCCTTGCTTGTGCTCAAGAGGGGGCTAAGCAGATGAGAGCGTTTGAACCCGATTGTATTATTGCTGTTGGGGGAGGCTCTGCAATGGATGCTGCTAAAATTATGTGGGTAATGTACGAACATCCAGAAGTTGACTTTATGGATATGGCGATGCGATTTGTTGATATCCGTAAAAGGGTATACACATTCCCTAAGATGGGTGAAAAAGCATATTTTATTGCGGTGCCAACAACAGCTGGAACAGGTTCTGAAGTAACTCCATTTGCTGTAATAACAGATGAAAAAACGGGTGTAAAATACCCACTGGCAGATTACGAGCTTATGCCAAACATGGCCATAGTAGATGCAGATATGATGATGAATGCACCAAAAGGATTAACAGCGGCATCAGGGATAGATGCAGTAACCCATGCTCTTGAAGCATTAGCTTCCATGCTTGCTACGGATTATACAGATAGTTTAGCCTTAAGGTCTCTTAAAATGGTATTTGAGTATTTACCAAAGGCTTATGAGAACGGTCCTAATGACCCAATTGCAAGGGAAAAAATGGCTGATGCGGCAACTATGGCGGGTATGGCATTTGCCAATGCATTCCTTGGGGTTTGCCACTCTATGGCCCATAAATTAGGGGCTTTCCATGACTTACCCCATGGTATTGCCAATGGGCTTATGATTGAGGAAGTTTTACGTTTTAACGCAGAAGAAGCACCCGTTAAGATGGGTACATTTCCACAATATGATCATCCATGCATGCTAGAAAAATATGCAGAAATTACAGACTACCTTAAACTTGGTGGAAAGACTAATGAAGAAAAGTTAGAAAACTTAATAAAGGCTATCAACAACCTTAAAGAAAAAGTAGGTATCAAAAAGACAATCAAGGATTATGGAGTTGACGAAAAAGATTTTCTAGATCGCCTAGAAGATATGACTGAGCAAGCATTTGATGACCAATGTACAGGAGCAAATCCAAGATATCCATTAATGAGCGAAATTAAGCAAATGTATTTAAACGCTTACTATGGTAAATAA
- a CDS encoding SpoIIE family protein phosphatase translates to MNRLCADIGYQSLNKSGEQLCGDRVDIAPQGENSTVIVLADGLGSGVKASILSTLTSKIISTMISNGMDIEDCVLTIAATLPVCSVREVAYSTFTIIHIIDNKEAEIIQYDNPNVILLRDGENLELPVTIMEVGGKIIYRSRIMLQKNDLFISMSDGVIHAGIGKSLNFGWQRKDVISFMETLYDVGFSAKTLTTILINECNNLYGGEPGDDATVCTIRIRKREPMNLVIGPPVNRNDCSKMMSLFFAKEGKHIVCGGTTSTIAADFLEKSLIPNLDFYDPEIPPTAEIEGVDLVTEGVITINKVLSYAQDYLEDNSSYTQWCYKQDGASKIARLLFEEATDINFYVGKAVNPAHQNPNLPINFNIKMRLIDELSECLKKMGKRIKVSYF, encoded by the coding sequence ATGAATAGACTTTGTGCTGATATTGGTTATCAAAGCCTGAATAAAAGTGGAGAACAGCTTTGTGGCGACCGAGTAGATATTGCTCCCCAGGGAGAAAATTCTACAGTAATTGTACTAGCTGACGGCCTAGGCAGCGGTGTTAAAGCAAGTATTTTGTCAACCTTAACTTCCAAAATTATTTCTACTATGATATCAAATGGAATGGATATTGAAGATTGTGTTTTAACTATAGCTGCAACCCTACCGGTTTGTTCCGTAAGGGAAGTTGCCTATTCCACTTTCACTATAATACATATTATAGATAATAAGGAAGCTGAGATTATACAATATGATAATCCAAATGTGATTCTGCTGCGGGACGGTGAAAATCTTGAGCTTCCTGTTACTATTATGGAAGTGGGGGGCAAAATAATTTATCGCTCTAGGATAATGCTCCAAAAAAATGATCTTTTTATTTCTATGAGTGATGGGGTAATCCATGCAGGAATTGGAAAATCCCTAAATTTCGGATGGCAGCGAAAAGATGTTATTAGCTTTATGGAAACATTGTATGATGTCGGATTTAGTGCTAAGACCTTGACCACTATTTTAATCAATGAATGCAACAATCTTTACGGAGGAGAACCAGGGGATGATGCAACGGTTTGTACCATTCGTATACGTAAAAGAGAACCTATGAATTTAGTTATAGGTCCCCCTGTTAACCGTAATGATTGTTCTAAGATGATGTCTTTGTTTTTTGCAAAGGAAGGTAAACATATCGTATGTGGAGGAACAACATCGACGATTGCAGCCGATTTTTTAGAAAAATCCTTGATACCGAATTTGGATTTTTATGATCCAGAAATTCCCCCAACGGCTGAAATAGAGGGAGTGGACTTGGTTACGGAGGGTGTTATAACTATCAACAAAGTTTTGAGCTATGCACAAGATTATTTAGAAGACAACAGTTCATATACCCAGTGGTGCTATAAACAGGACGGAGCCTCTAAGATTGCAAGATTGCTTTTTGAAGAAGCCACAGATATAAACTTCTATGTTGGAAAAGCTGTTAACCCTGCCCATCAAAATCCGAATTTGCCTATAAATTTTAACATCAAAATGCGCCTTATTGATGAACTATCCGAATGTCTTAAAAAAATGGGAAAGCGCATTAAGGTGAGTTATTTTTAA
- a CDS encoding phosphotransferase: MNLDRIIAVRTSKTIYRDNDKAIKVFDKDFSKSDILNEALNQARIEETGLNIPRIIEVTTIDGKWAIVSDYIQGKTLEQIMKEDPDKLETYLEMFVDLQIKVHSKKSILLNKLKDKMSRKISQADLDATTRYDLQTRLEGMPQHHKVCHGDFNPSNIIIKEDGTPFILDWSHATQGNASADVARTYLLFWLEGEIKTAEKYIDLFCKKTNTAKKYVQQWLPIVAASQLVKGKAEEREFLKQWANVVEYE, from the coding sequence ATGAATCTTGATAGAATTATAGCTGTTAGAACATCCAAGACCATTTATCGTGATAATGATAAAGCAATAAAGGTCTTTGATAAAGACTTTTCAAAATCAGACATTCTTAATGAGGCTTTGAATCAAGCAAGAATAGAGGAAACTGGCTTAAACATCCCTAGAATTATAGAAGTTACTACTATTGATGGCAAATGGGCAATTGTATCTGACTATATTCAGGGTAAAACTCTTGAACAGATTATGAAAGAAGATCCCGATAAGCTTGAAACATATTTAGAAATGTTCGTAGATTTACAAATAAAGGTGCATTCTAAAAAATCTATCCTACTAAACAAATTAAAGGACAAAATGTCCCGCAAAATTTCTCAAGCAGATTTAGATGCCACAACTCGTTATGATTTGCAAACCAGGCTTGAAGGCATGCCACAGCATCATAAGGTATGCCATGGGGATTTTAATCCAAGTAATATTATTATTAAGGAAGATGGAACCCCATTTATCCTTGACTGGTCCCATGCAACCCAGGGTAATGCCTCTGCAGACGTTGCGAGAACTTATTTATTGTTTTGGCTTGAAGGGGAAATTAAAACCGCAGAAAAATATATAGATTTATTCTGTAAAAAAACAAATACCGCTAAAAAATATGTACAGCAATGGCTGCCGATTGTTGCTGCTTCACAATTGGTCAAAGGTAAAGCAGAAGAACGGGAGTTTTTAAAACAATGGGCCAATGTAGTTGAGTATGAATAA
- a CDS encoding (2Fe-2S) ferredoxin domain-containing protein — protein sequence MTITICIGSSCHLKGSRQVVEELQYLISQNDLKDKIDLKGTFCMNNCQNGVCVTVDDTPYSLTPENTNEFFENEVLKRI from the coding sequence ATGACTATTACAATATGTATAGGGAGCTCTTGTCACTTAAAGGGCTCCAGGCAAGTAGTGGAAGAATTACAATACCTGATTTCACAAAACGATTTAAAGGATAAGATTGATTTAAAAGGAACCTTTTGTATGAATAATTGTCAAAATGGTGTATGTGTGACAGTTGATGATACCCCTTATTCGTTAACACCAGAAAATACAAATGAATTTTTTGAAAATGAGGTATTAAAAAGAATTTAA
- a CDS encoding 4Fe-4S dicluster domain-containing protein: MTEFLKLKKSNCKNCYKCIRHCPVKSIRFSGNQAHVVSDECILCGQCFVICPQNAKEIADGTEKAKVLLAGNEKVIASIAPSFVANYDGIGISSMKTALKKLGFYTAEETAIGATIVKKEYEEIIKDGKSDIIISSCCHSVNLLIQKHYPEALKYLANVMSPMEAHALDIKKRYPDAKVIFIGPCLSKKDEAEKSPELVDCVLTFEELTRWFNEQKIALTPEKDSLENSRARFFPITGGILKTMDCDSDKYDYIAIDGIENCIHVLEDIIRGNASHCFIEMSACVGSCINGPIMEKFHHSPIHDYQQVSSYAGEKDFIVNSLNREEIKKYHIYKGINKKIPNENEIKSILKQMGKTNLEHELNCGTCGYDTCREKAIAVYQGKANLSMCLPFLKEKAESFSDNIISNTTNGIIVLNEDLEVQQINNAACRLMRIANEADVMGEQVIRILDPKIFIDVMETGENICNRRTYLAEYKRYVEQNVFYDKEYHIVICIMRDVTEEEKQKEKKEYISRNTVDIADKVVDKQMRIVQEIASLLGETAAETKIALTKLKESILDE, translated from the coding sequence ATGACGGAATTTTTAAAGCTCAAAAAATCAAATTGCAAAAACTGTTATAAATGTATCCGTCACTGTCCTGTTAAGTCTATTCGTTTTTCAGGCAACCAAGCCCATGTAGTTAGCGATGAGTGTATATTATGTGGTCAATGTTTTGTAATTTGCCCACAAAATGCAAAAGAAATAGCCGATGGAACCGAAAAAGCTAAGGTACTCCTTGCAGGGAATGAAAAGGTTATTGCAAGTATTGCCCCTTCATTCGTTGCAAACTACGATGGGATTGGGATTTCCTCCATGAAAACAGCATTAAAGAAACTAGGTTTTTATACAGCAGAGGAGACAGCTATCGGAGCTACAATCGTGAAAAAAGAATATGAAGAAATAATTAAAGATGGGAAAAGTGATATTATTATATCTTCCTGTTGTCATTCTGTTAATTTACTAATTCAAAAGCACTATCCTGAGGCTTTGAAATATTTAGCAAATGTAATGTCACCGATGGAGGCGCATGCACTAGATATTAAGAAGCGTTATCCGGATGCTAAAGTTATCTTTATTGGGCCTTGCCTTTCTAAGAAAGATGAAGCTGAAAAATCCCCAGAGCTTGTTGATTGTGTACTTACCTTTGAAGAATTGACTAGGTGGTTTAATGAACAAAAGATTGCATTAACCCCAGAAAAAGATTCCCTAGAAAATAGTAGGGCAAGGTTTTTTCCGATAACAGGGGGAATCTTAAAGACAATGGATTGTGATAGCGACAAGTATGACTATATTGCCATAGATGGCATAGAAAATTGTATTCATGTTCTTGAAGACATTATAAGGGGAAATGCCTCCCATTGTTTTATAGAGATGTCTGCCTGTGTAGGAAGTTGTATCAATGGTCCAATTATGGAAAAGTTTCATCACTCACCAATCCATGATTATCAACAAGTGTCATCCTATGCAGGTGAAAAAGACTTTATAGTAAATTCTTTAAATAGAGAAGAAATCAAAAAGTATCACATCTATAAAGGTATTAATAAAAAAATTCCAAATGAAAATGAAATTAAATCCATACTAAAGCAGATGGGAAAAACGAATTTGGAGCATGAGTTAAATTGTGGTACCTGTGGCTATGATACCTGTCGTGAAAAGGCAATTGCCGTATATCAGGGTAAAGCAAATCTTTCTATGTGCTTGCCATTTTTGAAAGAAAAGGCAGAAAGTTTTTCCGATAATATTATTAGTAATACAACAAACGGTATTATCGTTTTAAATGAAGATTTAGAGGTACAACAAATCAATAATGCAGCTTGTAGATTAATGAGAATTGCAAATGAAGCAGATGTAATGGGAGAACAAGTTATACGTATCTTAGATCCTAAAATATTTATTGATGTTATGGAAACTGGGGAAAATATCTGTAATCGTAGGACATATTTGGCAGAGTATAAAAGATATGTAGAACAAAATGTTTTTTATGATAAGGAATACCATATTGTAATATGTATAATGCGAGATGTAACTGAGGAAGAAAAACAGAAAGAAAAGAAAGAATATATAAGTAGAAATACTGTTGATATTGCGGATAAAGTGGTTGATAAACAAATGCGTATTGTTCAGGAGATTGCATCGCTATTAGGAGAGACGGCGGCAGAGACGAAGATTGCTTTAACAAAGTTAAAGGAGTCGATTTTAGATGAATAG